The Bacteroidales bacterium genomic sequence GAGTCAGAATAGGGAGACACGGGCACACGGGAGAGCCTACCGTCTCCACAGGCAGAGAAGCGGAGTAGGGTCCACCGCTAGACCAAAGGACCGGGTTACCCGGGGAACATGCTGCTCCTGGAGTAACGAGAAGAAAAGCAGCGGGCGATAGTGGTATCAGTACCGAGGGAAACCGAAGGGAAAGAGAAGGACGAAGGCAGTCTTAGCAACCTCATAGTACCGTTTGAAAGCCGGGAAATCGGGAACCGCCGAAAGCCGGTGATTAGGGAAGGGGGATGCCGGAAGTCAGAACTGTAGTTTAGAAACATTAATGTATCAGTTACATGGTAAGATGACAACGGTAGAATTGCAGATAACCGAAAGAGCCAGGAAGTTCAAAGGAGAGGCGCTAAATAGCCTGTATCCTTATATAGATGCACAGCTGCTACAGGAGAGCTATGAGAGGCTCAACCGGCGTAGTGCAGCGGGAATCGACGGGAAGAGGTGGGAGGAGTACGGGAAGGAATTTCCACAAAGGAGAGAGGATCTTCTGGAGGAATTTAAATCCGGACGTTACAAGGCCCCGGCCGTACGGCGGGTATATATACCCAAAGACAAGGACGGTCGTCGCCCGATAGGAATCTCGACTATAGAGGACAAGGTACTTCAGGAGAGTGTTCGCAAAGTACTGGAACCGGTATATGAGGAAGAGTTTAAGCCTTTCTCCTATGGGTTCCGTCGGGGACATTCGCCACATGAAGCTCAGCGATTTGTTTGCCGCACTCAATATCAAGTTGCAGGGACACTACTACTATTATGGTATCACTTTCAACAACAGAAGTCTGTACGGCTTCTTTCAGATAGTGAGACAGAGGTTGTTCAAATGGCTGAATCGCAGAGGTGGGAAAGTGAAACTTAACTGGAGCAAGTTCTCAAGTTATGTCGACATGTACACCCCGCTGTTGAAACCCTTTATTAAGCATTCTTATTCCCTGTGGTGAATCTGATTTCTGAGGAACCGGATGCGGGAAAGCCGCTCGTCCGGATCTGTGGGGGAGCGGGGAGGTAACGACCCGCTCTACCCGGACTGTTAAGCACTCCGTTTTTTCCACTTATTGTTTTATCTCCTGTTCGCCGGGAACCAGGGGATAGCTGTAACCGTTCCAGATCAGGGTGCCATGAAGGCCTTCGGGAAGGGTAATGCTGCCTTTGACCCCCTCTTTTCCCCTTCTCTCCAGTTGTACCCCGATCATGCCGGCGGGATGCGGCATGGCTGCTTCAATGTGTTTCAAAGGGCCCAGGGCCGGGGCGATGTTTACCGAACGGAAGCCCGGTTCGGCCAGGGTGATGCCGGCCACCAGGGAGAGGAAGTGGTAGAGGGGACTGGCCGACCAGGCGTGGCAGTCGGAGCGGTCCTTGTAATCGCCCTCCTGGAAGGTGGTGAGCCCGTTCCCGAGCATCCGTTCCCACGAGCCAAGCATCTCCGTGTACCGGTCGGCCATCCCGGCCATCTGCATAGCCTGGAAGAGATAGAAACGAAAATAGATGGTGGTGGGGATCAGGCTTGAATCGGATAGGATCTTTTCCATGACTGCAGGTACGTCATCTTCCGGGAATGCTCCGGTAAGAATGCCCCAGATATTGGTATGCTGGGAATAGAGGCCATTTTTGTACAGTTCGTCCCGGGTGGGATCGTCCAGGGGGAGATCGGAAAGAAGACCGCGCGAATAATCGTAGCAAAGATTGTAGACCGCCTTCCGGGTCCGCTCTGCCTGTTTCAGATACTCCTGGGCCCTGAAGGCCAGCCCGGGGGAATTTTCCAGCGACGCGAACCAGTTGAAAAGCTCGGCGGCCCGGTGCAGGGCATACACATAATTCAGGCTGATCAGGGCCGAATGTCCCAGGTCGGCTCCGGGAGGGGCGCCCGCCATAAAGCCGTCGGTCCAGTCGGCAAAATTGAACCAGTCCAGGGGGCCCAGCATACCGGTATAGTCGATGTGCCTCTCGAACCATCCCAGCACCGCTTCGATTCCCGGGAGAAACTGGCGGAGGAACTGATCGTCCTGCCGGTAGAGGTAGTAGTCGTGCACCATATCGACCCAGTAGAGGGAAAAGGCCGGGATCACCTGGGGGATGAAGGAGGGCCCCCGGGAAAGAGTCAGTCCCCCGGGCAAACGCGATTCGTCGGCCTGTTTCAGGGCATTGCGCATCAGCCGGTCGTCCCCGGCCACCGTTAAGGAGATCAGCGCCTGGATGCGGGTATCGCCCAGGTACTGCAACTGCTCGTAGTAGGGGCAGTCCATGTAGGTCTCCCCGGCACAGAGCCGGGCGGTTCGCCATCCGGCCTCCCAGATCTGCTCATGCAGGGGATTGTCGCTGGAGAAGGATCCCTTTTCCCGGAAGGGATAAGCGGAGAAATCGCCATAGAAATCGTGGATGATCAGGGGATCCTCCGCGCATACGATATCGACCTGCACATAACGCCAGGTGCGCAGCCAGAGGGGTTGAAAGCTTCGATGGGCGCCACCGTCGGGAAGGATCAGATCGTGATAGCCCAGGATCTCCTTCCCCTCCGTCTGGTCGCGATTGCCCTTGGACCCGTCGGGATGGCGCAACGACTCGGCATAGGTCAGCCTGATCGTGCTTCCGGGTCCCCCGGTAAATTTCAGTACCGGGTAGCCCACGGTCAGTTCGCCCTGGTCGAGCAGCAGGCTTACAGTATCCCCGGCGGGGATCACCAGGGGTTCCCTGCCCTCCAAAAATCCTTCGGGCACCTCCAGTCCGGCGACCCGCGCCACCCGGGCAAAGCGCAACTCCCCCGATTCGAGCAGGGGGATCTGGCGGGGCACCAGCATCCAGCTGACCCCGTGCATGTAACCTCTTCCCACGCCTTTTCCCAGGGCTTTCGGTTCTTTCCATCCGGAAACAACGAAGCCGGGCTTCATCCATCCCCAGGGGTAATGAGAGGCGTCAAAGCGATCAGTGGGACCGGCCACGTAGTAGCCCCCCACATCCGCGCCCGAAACGGGGATCGGCGCATAGGCCTTGCTCTCCGTTACCTTCCAGTTGCCCGGGGTAGTCAGTCCCGTTTCGCCTCCCGGGTGGTGCTCCGCTTGAAAAATAAAGGCGGTCTGCCTGGAGAACATGGCCGCCGGCCGTTCGATCCCCAGGTTGTAGACCTCCACGGCCAGCACGTTATCGCCCTCCGTCAGCCAGGGGCGCAGGTCGATCGTTTCATAGCGCCAGTAATTAAAACTGCCCTTGGCCGGACCGGTGGTGACCATTTGTCCGTTCACCCGGAGCTTATAACGCATGTCGGCCGACAGGTGGACCACCAGCGAATCGGGGACCTGCTCCAGGCGGAACTCGTTCCGGAAGAGAAATACCCCGTAGTCCAGCACCGGGGCAGTGGGGTGGGTGATCCATTGCGCCTTCCAGGAGTGACGTTCGTGGTCCCATCCGGTGTTGACAGTGATGCCGGTTTCCTGCCCGGAAACATCCGGCAGGAAAAACAGGCAGACCAGCGCAATAAGCAGATGGTGTCGTGAGTGTTTCATATCCGGTTTATTTTCAGTGTCCGTATTATTTTTTTTTGAATGGGCATCTGCCCATCAAAGAGCGATTAGTTCCGTAATTTACCACGAAATCGCAAGGATTTAAAATATTGTGGCCTCTCATTCGTCTACAGAATCAGAGAGTAAGTCAGATAAAGATGACCGCTGAGGATAAAATGCAGATAGAGAAACTGGTAGAGAGGGAGCAGGGAAGGCTGCCGGGCTTATTAGTTTACGATCCCCATCAAAGGCCGCCGGGGAACCTATCCTGTTTTCGGATTTTTGGCATGTAACGAAGTTGCAACTTTTCAACAAGTATATGACATGCAGATCAAATCTGATATTTTTTTTTGTACTTGTAAAATATAGATATACAGTTTGTTATACCGGCATCAAAATATTTGGATTTGAACGAAGATGTAACAAATATGAAATAAGTAATGAGTTTGTTACATCCGGATTCTGGTGAACGGGACTACCTGGTTTTCATGCGCTTCCCGGAGCAAACGAAGAAAAACCCGTTAAGAGGACCGGAATCTAAGGTGGATGAGGCCTTAGAGGACTCCCCCGAGACTTATAGGCTACCTGTTCTGAATGAACCTTCCCTGGTGCTGGTCCAGGATGCGCTGCGGGATGGGGTAGTTTACATCCTCGGGTCCCACTTCGGCATTACCATAATGTGCCCGTCCCCAGGGCATGGTCTTTTCGTAGGCCAGGATCCGGCTCAGTTCGGAGACCACGCTGCCCCAGCGCTGCAGATCGTAGTAGCGGTGCCC encodes the following:
- a CDS encoding reverse transcriptase domain-containing protein; amino-acid sequence: MTTVELQITERARKFKGEALNSLYPYIDAQLLQESYERLNRRSAAGIDGKRWEEYGKEFPQRREDLLEEFKSGRYKAPAVRRVYIPKDKDGRRPIGISTIEDKVLQESVRKVLEPVYEEEFKPFSYGFRRGHSPHEAQRFVCRTQYQVAGTLLLLWYHFQQQKSVRLLSDSETEVVQMAESQRWESET
- a CDS encoding family 78 glycoside hydrolase catalytic domain is translated as MKHSRHHLLIALVCLFFLPDVSGQETGITVNTGWDHERHSWKAQWITHPTAPVLDYGVFLFRNEFRLEQVPDSLVVHLSADMRYKLRVNGQMVTTGPAKGSFNYWRYETIDLRPWLTEGDNVLAVEVYNLGIERPAAMFSRQTAFIFQAEHHPGGETGLTTPGNWKVTESKAYAPIPVSGADVGGYYVAGPTDRFDASHYPWGWMKPGFVVSGWKEPKALGKGVGRGYMHGVSWMLVPRQIPLLESGELRFARVARVAGLEVPEGFLEGREPLVIPAGDTVSLLLDQGELTVGYPVLKFTGGPGSTIRLTYAESLRHPDGSKGNRDQTEGKEILGYHDLILPDGGAHRSFQPLWLRTWRYVQVDIVCAEDPLIIHDFYGDFSAYPFREKGSFSSDNPLHEQIWEAGWRTARLCAGETYMDCPYYEQLQYLGDTRIQALISLTVAGDDRLMRNALKQADESRLPGGLTLSRGPSFIPQVIPAFSLYWVDMVHDYYLYRQDDQFLRQFLPGIEAVLGWFERHIDYTGMLGPLDWFNFADWTDGFMAGAPPGADLGHSALISLNYVYALHRAAELFNWFASLENSPGLAFRAQEYLKQAERTRKAVYNLCYDYSRGLLSDLPLDDPTRDELYKNGLYSQHTNIWGILTGAFPEDDVPAVMEKILSDSSLIPTTIYFRFYLFQAMQMAGMADRYTEMLGSWERMLGNGLTTFQEGDYKDRSDCHAWSASPLYHFLSLVAGITLAEPGFRSVNIAPALGPLKHIEAAMPHPAGMIGVQLERRGKEGVKGSITLPEGLHGTLIWNGYSYPLVPGEQEIKQ